From Streptomyces durmitorensis, a single genomic window includes:
- a CDS encoding DUF6221 family protein yields MSEIADFLRNRWAEARAAELAKRRSIPSAFDGHDVEVRHERDMPAEVLIDGHPYAAEKYLAVATEPAPDPHVIADLDAKLALIDDLLAERHEVVDGDCWYTCAAATEEHDGGETCDDDRRGRPCDCGRDARVGRLLAILAQPFAGHPDHKGEEWTP; encoded by the coding sequence ATGAGCGAGATCGCCGACTTCCTGCGGAACCGATGGGCAGAGGCTCGCGCCGCTGAGCTCGCCAAGCGCCGCAGCATCCCCAGCGCGTTCGACGGCCACGACGTCGAGGTCCGGCACGAGAGGGACATGCCCGCAGAAGTCCTGATCGACGGCCACCCCTACGCGGCCGAGAAGTACTTGGCCGTGGCCACCGAGCCTGCACCCGACCCCCACGTCATCGCCGACCTCGACGCGAAGCTCGCCCTCATCGACGACCTGCTCGCCGAGCGGCACGAAGTCGTGGACGGCGACTGCTGGTACACCTGCGCAGCAGCCACCGAGGAACACGACGGCGGGGAAACGTGCGACGACGACCGCCGTGGCAGGCCCTGTGACTGCGGGAGGGACGCGCGCGTCGGGCGGCTACTCGCCATCCTCGCCCAGCCGTTCGCCGGGCATCCGGACCACAAGGGGGAGGAGTGGACGCCGTGA